A genomic segment from Peribacillus sp. ACCC06369 encodes:
- a CDS encoding ABC transporter substrate-binding protein has protein sequence MKKMISVLMVLSLFTFVLAACSSKEDGKKKPAKLVVSTWGFADDFFRPEVYAPFEKKHNVEIVVDSGNNADRLNKVRQANSDVDVIYLSDYYAQQGIDEGLFEKIDHSKIPNIDNIYDKAKAPNGEDFGPAYTIAQFGIAYNPDEVNKPITSWKDLWSKDLAGKITIPSITSTTGPMFLDAASKVSGSKEFNEDKAFDQMKKIMPNAVKEYGQTSEFVNMFSQGEIAAGPIMEMYFGDLQEAVPQAKFISPEEGGYAVMNTVNIVKASDQKELAGEFMNYILSKEVQEKSAKAKVDSPVNTEVKLSKTEAKGLTYGDDVISSLRVLDMKFVNQESKQWIDRWNRELTH, from the coding sequence ATGAAAAAAATGATTAGCGTATTGATGGTGTTATCCCTTTTCACATTTGTTTTAGCTGCATGCTCTTCAAAGGAGGATGGCAAGAAAAAACCAGCCAAATTAGTCGTTTCCACTTGGGGATTCGCTGATGATTTCTTCCGGCCGGAAGTCTACGCACCATTTGAAAAGAAGCATAATGTCGAGATTGTCGTTGATTCAGGAAATAATGCTGATCGACTGAACAAGGTACGCCAAGCGAATAGTGATGTGGATGTTATCTATTTATCCGACTACTATGCACAGCAGGGCATCGATGAAGGCTTATTTGAAAAAATTGACCACAGTAAAATTCCGAATATTGATAATATATACGACAAAGCAAAAGCACCAAATGGAGAGGACTTTGGACCAGCCTATACCATTGCACAATTTGGCATTGCTTATAATCCCGATGAAGTGAATAAGCCAATTACGTCTTGGAAAGATCTTTGGAGCAAGGATTTGGCAGGGAAGATAACGATCCCGTCAATCACATCAACAACTGGACCGATGTTTTTGGATGCCGCTTCAAAAGTCAGCGGAAGTAAAGAGTTCAATGAAGATAAAGCCTTTGATCAAATGAAAAAGATCATGCCGAATGCGGTAAAGGAATATGGGCAAACATCTGAGTTCGTAAACATGTTCTCGCAAGGGGAAATTGCTGCAGGCCCGATCATGGAAATGTATTTTGGCGATTTACAGGAAGCTGTTCCTCAAGCTAAGTTCATTTCACCTGAAGAAGGCGGTTACGCAGTGATGAATACGGTGAATATTGTAAAAGCCAGCGATCAAAAAGAATTGGCCGGGGAATTCATGAATTACATCTTAAGCAAGGAAGTTCAGGAAAAATCAGCGAAAGCGAAAGTGGATTCTCCTGTCAATACCGAAGTCAAGCTCTCTAAAACGGAAGCGAAAGGCTTAACATATGGGGATGACGTCATTAGCAGCTTGCGTGTGTTAGATATGAAGTTTGTAAACCAAGAATCTAAACAATGGATCGACCGTTGGAATCGTGAACTTACACACTAA
- a CDS encoding ABC transporter permease, with translation MKKRYLYLLLLPGVLFLTIFMIIPILLTIGTTFFTESGFSIQGYLDFFRDRYFIEILLTTLRVSLFTTIICILLGFPAAYYISKLKQRKKVIMLLLTIFPLLTSPVVRSFSWMVIIGKNGVVNKLLMGMGLIEKPLDILYTPTAIIIGLVHLFLPLIIVTLVGVMENIETDLLKAAESLGASRLAVFSKVIIPLSVPGLVIGSILVFVGSFTAYTTPALLGGKQRVISTFLYQNAITLNEWQVASIVATIMIAVTVLIISIMNGLAKKLNPKG, from the coding sequence GTGAAAAAACGCTATCTATACCTGTTGCTGTTGCCAGGGGTTCTATTTTTAACGATATTCATGATCATTCCAATCCTATTGACGATTGGCACGACATTTTTTACTGAAAGCGGCTTTTCCATACAAGGATATCTCGATTTTTTCAGAGATCGATACTTTATTGAAATACTGCTCACGACACTTAGGGTGAGTCTGTTCACGACCATCATTTGCATTCTATTAGGATTTCCAGCAGCTTATTATATTTCAAAATTGAAACAACGAAAAAAAGTGATCATGCTTTTACTGACGATCTTTCCGCTATTGACAAGCCCTGTGGTTCGCTCATTCAGCTGGATGGTGATTATCGGTAAAAACGGCGTGGTGAATAAATTGCTTATGGGCATGGGCCTGATTGAAAAGCCGCTTGATATTTTATACACGCCTACTGCAATCATCATCGGATTGGTCCATTTATTCCTGCCATTGATCATCGTGACGCTGGTGGGGGTGATGGAGAACATCGAGACGGATTTGTTAAAAGCGGCGGAGAGCCTTGGAGCGTCAAGATTGGCAGTATTCTCAAAAGTGATCATTCCGCTTTCGGTTCCAGGTTTGGTCATTGGCAGCATCCTTGTTTTTGTAGGGAGCTTCACTGCCTATACGACGCCTGCTTTACTAGGTGGGAAACAGCGGGTCATTTCGACATTTCTTTATCAAAACGCAATTACATTGAACGAATGGCAAGTGGCATCGATTGTCGCCACCATCATGATTGCCGTGACCGTTCTAATCATATCGATCATGAATGGTTTGGCAAAAAAATTAAATCCAAAGGGGTAG
- a CDS encoding SpoIID/LytB domain-containing protein, producing MKKVRNGIWMFVTLVLMLSLLPEMSVKAAADPIIKVKLKGYLGNKSEITVEPEVTYTTNLANVKLESNKKYTLRVSGTDIVVQTDSKEIGKASEIEVKPETGNGPLSINGRTYLGSLRFIMEDGKFIRPYNSIGLEDYLKGVVPAEMPALWNQEALKAQAVAARTYAMSYINRTPDDTMSYQVYGGYTWHENSTKAVKATEGQVIGYGEKQHIGSDALFSSSNGGKTESNNNVWIGTELPYLMVKDDPYDPQTVWSFSVKKQQIDLANLDLTKADTWWANTKEAEQTPVISNIRAWLQKNGYTGKDIKITAVPHLSLHALTSGGRVSKGSIKIEFMVKEKGKALQQSVILEDVTASKIRDIIGLGIMKSFLVDKVDTARDAINVSGKGYGHGVGLSQYGAKKAGEKGNTYREILAFYYEGTSLKQAYKPEPEEVEPVKPEPAPIIPTPIPTPAPDPAPKDETAPMINSLKAHYDSKTNQVKITFDTNEKANVTVEVTDEKEQIIASLVKGDQKPSGSQLAIWDASEVSNGSYTFEVRAIDSSNNASSASVPFLLTKPDTAAPVIKNTNTSYDSKTNKVFLKYEINEKSKVTVQVKDAKGKIQATPINNAEKNAGVQWTSWNVSKVMNGKYSFEIATIDSNQNKNSATVPFTLTKPDITAPSINNIKTSYDSKTSNVALKYEINEKAKVTVQVKDAKDKTVATLTNNATNNAGIQSASWHVSKVSNGKYTFTITAIDPSQNKRTTTTSYTLNKPAAKNMTGKVNATKLNVRSKPTTSGKVLGSLKKNQIVTVINKSSSWYKIQYGKGTGYVHAKYLTNVR from the coding sequence ATGAAAAAGGTACGGAATGGAATATGGATGTTTGTTACACTCGTTCTCATGCTATCTTTACTTCCAGAAATGTCTGTTAAGGCGGCAGCCGATCCGATCATTAAGGTTAAATTAAAAGGCTATCTTGGTAATAAATCCGAGATTACCGTCGAACCGGAAGTCACGTACACTACGAATCTAGCAAATGTAAAACTAGAATCGAACAAGAAGTATACGTTGAGGGTCAGCGGTACGGACATTGTTGTTCAGACAGATTCAAAAGAAATAGGCAAAGCTTCTGAGATTGAAGTGAAACCTGAAACAGGGAACGGTCCACTTTCGATTAATGGGCGTACATACTTAGGTAGTTTACGTTTTATTATGGAAGATGGGAAATTCATCCGTCCATATAACTCAATTGGTCTTGAAGATTATTTAAAAGGGGTTGTTCCAGCTGAAATGCCGGCTTTATGGAATCAGGAAGCCTTAAAGGCACAGGCTGTTGCGGCAAGAACCTATGCGATGAGCTACATCAACAGAACGCCCGATGACACAATGAGTTACCAGGTATACGGTGGCTACACTTGGCACGAAAACTCAACAAAAGCTGTTAAAGCAACAGAAGGTCAGGTCATCGGTTATGGTGAAAAACAACATATAGGTTCAGATGCTCTTTTTTCCTCTAGCAATGGAGGGAAAACCGAGTCCAACAATAATGTTTGGATTGGTACAGAGCTACCATATTTAATGGTCAAAGACGATCCATATGATCCGCAAACTGTGTGGAGTTTTAGTGTAAAAAAGCAACAAATAGACCTTGCAAATTTAGATTTGACAAAAGCAGATACATGGTGGGCTAATACCAAGGAAGCTGAACAAACACCAGTAATTTCTAATATAAGAGCATGGCTACAGAAAAATGGATATACCGGCAAAGACATTAAAATAACGGCTGTCCCTCACCTATCCCTTCACGCACTAACAAGTGGCGGCAGGGTGAGTAAAGGAAGTATAAAGATTGAATTTATGGTGAAAGAAAAGGGGAAAGCGCTACAGCAAAGTGTAATATTAGAAGATGTAACGGCTTCGAAAATTAGAGACATTATCGGTCTGGGCATCATGAAAAGCTTTTTAGTAGACAAAGTGGATACTGCAAGGGATGCGATTAACGTTTCAGGCAAGGGATACGGCCATGGTGTCGGACTTAGTCAGTATGGCGCGAAAAAGGCTGGCGAAAAGGGAAATACGTATCGCGAGATTCTTGCTTTCTATTATGAAGGGACAAGCTTAAAACAAGCTTATAAGCCCGAGCCTGAAGAAGTAGAACCAGTCAAGCCAGAACCGGCACCTATCATTCCAACGCCAATTCCAACACCAGCTCCGGATCCCGCACCTAAAGATGAAACGGCACCAATGATTAATAGTTTAAAAGCCCATTACGATTCTAAAACAAACCAAGTCAAAATAACCTTTGATACAAATGAAAAAGCGAATGTGACAGTGGAAGTTACGGATGAAAAAGAGCAAATCATCGCTTCTCTTGTCAAAGGGGATCAAAAGCCGTCAGGATCGCAATTAGCCATTTGGGATGCATCAGAGGTAAGTAACGGTTCATACACCTTTGAAGTTAGAGCGATTGATAGTAGTAATAATGCAAGTTCAGCATCTGTTCCATTTTTATTAACAAAGCCTGACACAGCGGCTCCAGTTATTAAAAATACAAATACCTCATATGACTCAAAAACAAATAAAGTTTTCCTGAAGTATGAGATCAATGAAAAATCAAAGGTTACCGTTCAAGTAAAAGACGCAAAAGGCAAAATCCAAGCTACTCCGATCAATAATGCAGAGAAAAATGCCGGTGTCCAATGGACATCGTGGAATGTATCGAAGGTTATGAACGGTAAGTACTCATTTGAAATTGCAACGATCGACAGCAATCAAAATAAAAACTCAGCAACGGTTCCATTTACTTTAACGAAACCCGATATAACGGCACCTTCCATTAATAATATAAAAACCTCATATGATTCAAAAACGAGTAATGTTGCTTTGAAGTATGAGATTAATGAAAAGGCGAAGGTAACCGTTCAAGTAAAAGATGCAAAAGACAAAACCGTGGCGACACTAACCAATAATGCTACAAACAATGCCGGTATCCAAAGTGCATCATGGCATGTATCAAAGGTATCGAACGGAAAGTATACGTTTACCATTACAGCGATTGATCCAAGCCAGAACAAACGTACAACGACGACTTCCTACACTTTAAACAAACCGGCAGCGAAAAATATGACTGGTAAGGTCAATGCTACGAAGTTGAATGTCCGTTCCAAACCAACCACATCTGGGAAAGTTCTTGGCTCTTTGAAGAAAAACCAAATCGTTACCGTAATTAATAAGAGTAGCTCTTGGTACAAAATTCAGTACGGTAAGGGAACAGGTTATGTGCATGCAAAATACCTAACGAACGTCCGATAA
- a CDS encoding MurR/RpiR family transcriptional regulator, with protein MGDHMEYLAENLIYGIECSMDKFTKTEEELAKYILERPEEVSQLTISQIAKKLHISPATITRFCQKLAFSGFNEFRHELKRFVDLRKTPKNMKDIKQVDYFAKLYQDHLGIIDNTFHITTYDDIQKAVSFLTQANKIHVYGIGSSGLAAQEFKSKFFRIGLSVEAITDPHQSMMDAALSDQNSVVIGISISGTTKEVIRAVKIAKAQGSRILVFTGDKNSELSQLGDISLSVTSKNSLHMGQNISPLLPLLLLFDLIYTELVAKDYKNRISIREKTLKVLTETD; from the coding sequence ATGGGTGATCACATGGAATATCTAGCAGAAAACCTCATATATGGCATTGAGTGCAGCATGGACAAATTCACCAAAACAGAAGAAGAATTGGCCAAATACATTCTGGAACGCCCTGAAGAAGTAAGTCAGTTAACCATTAGTCAAATAGCTAAAAAGCTTCATATTTCGCCGGCAACGATTACGCGTTTCTGCCAAAAATTAGCCTTTTCTGGGTTTAATGAGTTCAGGCATGAGTTAAAAAGGTTCGTGGATCTCCGAAAAACACCGAAAAATATGAAGGACATCAAGCAGGTGGATTATTTCGCTAAACTGTACCAAGATCACTTAGGTATCATAGATAATACCTTTCATATAACCACATATGACGATATCCAGAAAGCGGTATCTTTCCTTACACAGGCAAATAAGATACATGTATATGGAATAGGGAGTTCGGGTTTAGCCGCCCAGGAGTTCAAATCCAAGTTTTTCCGGATTGGCTTATCTGTTGAGGCTATTACAGATCCCCACCAGTCAATGATGGACGCAGCTTTAAGTGACCAGAATAGTGTTGTCATCGGCATTTCCATTTCCGGAACAACAAAAGAAGTGATTCGCGCAGTTAAAATCGCAAAGGCACAAGGCTCGCGCATCTTGGTTTTTACTGGTGATAAAAATTCCGAGCTCTCACAGCTTGGTGATATATCGCTATCGGTCACCAGCAAAAATAGCCTGCATATGGGACAAAACATCTCACCATTGCTTCCACTACTATTACTTTTCGATTTAATATATACAGAGTTGGTTGCTAAAGATTATAAAAACAGGATAAGCATCAGGGAAAAGACTTTAAAGGTATTAACCGAGACCGACTGA
- a CDS encoding YfmQ family protein, which produces MTLPVLILTIILSLLKLLVTCLPTDAVNWIMSKFKMHSEISEANAIVTFDEKRLEGEDKIQVINYFNEAKFLKKNHIFPGNEKLFLHPENSGTPIIIDTRRGKNDVRLFVYIYNDHVDVVKQFKNKVVAYSLLSESLQERSMPVIRNLV; this is translated from the coding sequence ATGACATTGCCTGTATTGATTTTGACAATTATCTTAAGCTTGCTTAAATTATTAGTTACCTGTCTTCCAACCGATGCAGTGAATTGGATTATGAGTAAATTTAAAATGCATTCAGAAATTAGTGAAGCGAATGCAATCGTAACCTTTGATGAAAAACGTTTGGAAGGTGAAGACAAAATTCAAGTAATTAATTATTTTAACGAAGCTAAGTTTTTGAAAAAAAATCATATATTCCCAGGGAACGAGAAATTGTTTTTACATCCAGAGAACAGTGGGACTCCAATAATAATTGATACTAGAAGAGGAAAAAACGATGTTAGATTATTTGTGTACATTTACAACGACCACGTGGATGTGGTCAAACAGTTCAAGAATAAAGTAGTTGCGTATAGTCTTCTTTCCGAGAGCCTCCAAGAACGATCCATGCCAGTAATAAGGAATTTAGTTTAA
- a CDS encoding ABC transporter permease, whose amino-acid sequence MQEKNRGLALFTLLVFLFLLGPLLIISVTSFEGGNILKFPPEEFSLRWYENIFNVEMFLVAFKTSILVSLGGNLLALLLGVPAAYALSRYDFKGKSVINAFFVSPILIPGIVLGFAFLRYIVGTYQLPIYAALFVGHTVIMLPFIIRVISSSLSNFDFSIEEAAESLGASKLGTFFTVVLPNIKSGILAAVMIAFLESFNNVDISVYMTGPGVSTFPIQMLTYVENYFDPTISAISVLLMFITAFFMFIVERLMGLSYFTKR is encoded by the coding sequence ATGCAGGAAAAAAATCGAGGATTGGCCCTGTTTACTCTCCTGGTGTTTCTCTTTTTACTAGGGCCTTTGCTTATCATATCCGTTACGTCATTTGAAGGCGGAAATATTTTGAAATTCCCGCCGGAAGAGTTTTCTTTAAGATGGTACGAAAATATTTTTAATGTGGAAATGTTTTTGGTCGCTTTTAAAACTTCCATCCTTGTTTCACTCGGAGGCAATCTTTTGGCACTGTTACTGGGAGTGCCAGCTGCCTATGCATTGAGCCGATATGATTTTAAAGGGAAAAGCGTGATTAATGCATTTTTCGTTTCGCCAATATTAATTCCGGGAATTGTGCTGGGCTTTGCATTTTTACGTTATATTGTCGGAACTTATCAGCTTCCGATATATGCGGCCCTGTTTGTTGGACATACTGTTATCATGCTGCCGTTCATCATCCGTGTGATTTCTTCAAGCTTATCAAACTTTGACTTTTCCATTGAAGAAGCGGCGGAGAGTCTCGGAGCCAGTAAATTGGGGACATTCTTTACAGTCGTCCTCCCGAATATAAAATCAGGAATTCTAGCGGCAGTCATGATCGCCTTCTTGGAATCCTTCAATAATGTAGACATTTCAGTTTATATGACAGGCCCTGGGGTAAGTACGTTTCCGATCCAGATGCTGACGTATGTAGAGAACTACTTCGATCCTACCATTTCGGCCATTTCCGTATTACTCATGTTCATAACAGCTTTCTTCATGTTTATAGTAGAACGGCTCATGGGCTTGTCTTATTTCACAAAACGATAA
- a CDS encoding N-acetylmannosamine-6-phosphate 2-epimerase, protein MQQVLDQIHKGLIVSCQALENEPLHSSFIMGRMAIAAKEGGAKCIRANSVADIMEIKKNVNLPVIGIIKQVYGQNDVFITPTMAEIDALMETKAEIIATDATARVRPDGKTLKQFYCEIRAKYPDVLLMADVSTIEEAVYAEQLGFDIVAPTLYGYTNETFGQKIYQDDYAVLKEIVKAVKKAKVIAEGNVITPEIARSVLDINVHAVVVGGAITRPQQITKRFVDAIQE, encoded by the coding sequence ATGCAACAGGTGCTGGATCAAATTCACAAAGGCTTAATTGTATCTTGTCAAGCATTGGAGAATGAGCCGCTGCACAGCTCTTTTATTATGGGACGCATGGCTATTGCTGCCAAAGAAGGCGGTGCGAAGTGCATTCGCGCAAACTCCGTAGCTGACATAATGGAAATCAAGAAGAATGTGAACCTTCCTGTCATAGGGATCATTAAACAGGTGTATGGACAGAATGATGTCTTTATCACTCCCACCATGGCCGAAATTGATGCATTGATGGAAACTAAAGCGGAAATCATTGCGACGGATGCTACAGCCCGGGTAAGACCGGACGGTAAAACGTTAAAACAGTTTTATTGCGAAATAAGAGCTAAATATCCGGATGTTTTACTAATGGCTGATGTATCCACCATAGAGGAAGCAGTATACGCCGAACAGTTAGGATTCGATATTGTAGCACCCACTTTATACGGCTATACGAACGAAACATTTGGCCAAAAAATATATCAGGATGATTATGCTGTGCTCAAAGAGATAGTAAAAGCAGTGAAAAAAGCGAAAGTGATCGCTGAAGGAAATGTCATAACACCAGAAATCGCCCGCTCTGTATTGGATATTAATGTCCATGCAGTAGTAGTGGGCGGTGCCATTACCAGACCGCAGCAAATCACTAAAAGATTCGTGGATGCTATCCAAGAATAG
- a CDS encoding maltose/glucose-specific PTS transporter subunit IIC gives MKKAFEKAQQFGKSFMLPIAVLPAAGLLLGIGGALSNPNTVEAYPFLDFAWLQAIFTIMSSAGSIVFGNLPVIFAVGVAVGLARSDKGTAALAAMIGYFVMNSTINALLLINGELAKENLAGAGQGMAVGIQTLETGVFGGIVVGISAAYLHNKYNKIQLPQVLGFFGGSRFIPIIVSFASILVGAVLFIVWPYFQLLINQLGALVTSTGTIGTFFYGFILRMLGPLGLHHIFYLPFWQTALGGTMEIKGQIVSGTQNIFFAQLADPTTVKYYEGVSRFMSGRFITMMFGLPGAALAIYHCAKPKNKKVVAGLLLSAALTSFLTGITEPLEFSFLFVAPILYVFHALFDGLAFMMADIFNITIGQTFSGGFIDFTLFGILQGISKTNWVYVLLVGIPWFFLYYFTFKFLIRKKNLKVVGREDDEQAAVTQVTASERTQTIVNGLGGQENIDIVDCCATRLRVTVKDESLVKEDVIKQTGSKGVVKKGNGIQIVYGPQVTIIKNEVEEFLGH, from the coding sequence ATGAAGAAAGCTTTTGAGAAAGCGCAACAGTTCGGTAAATCTTTTATGCTCCCGATTGCCGTTTTGCCAGCAGCCGGTTTATTGCTGGGAATTGGCGGTGCTCTTTCTAATCCAAATACAGTTGAGGCCTATCCTTTTTTAGACTTTGCTTGGCTGCAGGCCATTTTCACGATCATGAGTTCTGCAGGAAGCATCGTATTCGGCAACTTGCCGGTTATTTTTGCCGTAGGTGTTGCAGTGGGCTTGGCACGCTCGGATAAAGGGACCGCTGCACTTGCAGCCATGATCGGCTACTTCGTCATGAACAGTACAATAAATGCACTGCTTCTAATAAACGGGGAACTTGCCAAAGAGAATCTGGCAGGTGCCGGACAGGGAATGGCGGTCGGGATCCAAACACTGGAGACTGGTGTGTTTGGCGGTATCGTAGTAGGTATCTCTGCTGCATATCTGCACAATAAATATAATAAAATTCAGCTTCCGCAAGTTTTAGGGTTTTTCGGTGGTTCCCGTTTCATTCCAATCATCGTTTCCTTCGCGTCCATCTTGGTTGGAGCCGTGCTTTTTATCGTATGGCCTTATTTCCAACTTCTCATTAACCAATTAGGTGCGCTGGTAACGAGCACAGGTACGATTGGGACTTTCTTTTACGGATTCATATTACGGATGCTCGGGCCGTTAGGGTTGCATCATATTTTCTACCTTCCCTTCTGGCAAACAGCTTTAGGCGGGACGATGGAGATTAAAGGGCAGATTGTCAGCGGGACTCAGAATATCTTCTTTGCGCAATTGGCCGATCCAACTACTGTCAAGTACTATGAGGGTGTTTCCCGGTTCATGTCCGGGCGGTTCATCACGATGATGTTTGGTTTACCAGGCGCTGCACTGGCCATTTATCACTGCGCTAAACCTAAAAATAAGAAAGTCGTGGCCGGTTTGCTTCTTTCAGCTGCCTTAACATCTTTCTTAACAGGCATTACCGAACCGCTTGAATTCAGTTTCTTATTTGTCGCCCCAATCCTTTATGTTTTTCATGCCTTGTTTGACGGGCTTGCCTTCATGATGGCAGATATATTCAATATAACAATCGGTCAAACCTTCTCTGGAGGATTTATTGATTTCACTTTATTCGGGATTCTCCAGGGTATCAGTAAAACAAACTGGGTTTATGTACTTCTCGTCGGCATTCCATGGTTTTTCCTATACTACTTCACTTTTAAATTCTTGATCAGGAAGAAGAATTTAAAAGTGGTTGGCCGTGAAGATGATGAACAGGCCGCTGTTACACAAGTAACGGCATCAGAAAGAACCCAGACCATCGTTAATGGATTAGGCGGACAGGAAAATATCGATATAGTCGATTGCTGTGCAACCCGTCTCCGTGTCACGGTAAAGGATGAATCATTGGTGAAAGAGGACGTCATTAAACAAACCGGTTCAAAAGGCGTCGTAAAAAAAGGGAATGGCATTCAAATAGTTTACGGTCCCCAAGTAACGATCATCAAAAATGAAGTGGAAGAATTCTTGGGTCATTAA
- a CDS encoding DUF2294 domain-containing protein — MLPINSNETKKLLSHMYNEVSKELFGFGTTLLKVTIEKNVITFQAKHRRAPRSEALEGEVPSLKQEVDFHMSLLYKKKLRQKLETQTDWDIEAVLRDYDSATQLAFTNIVLKEN, encoded by the coding sequence ATCTTACCGATAAACTCTAACGAAACGAAGAAATTGCTTTCTCATATGTATAATGAGGTATCGAAGGAATTGTTCGGCTTTGGTACGACTTTGCTAAAGGTTACCATTGAGAAGAATGTGATTACATTTCAGGCCAAACATCGACGTGCCCCGCGCTCTGAAGCTTTAGAGGGTGAAGTTCCCAGCCTGAAGCAGGAAGTTGACTTCCATATGTCACTGCTTTATAAAAAGAAACTGAGACAAAAGCTGGAAACGCAAACGGATTGGGATATTGAAGCCGTCCTGAGGGATTATGACTCAGCGACGCAGCTGGCATTCACCAATATTGTATTGAAGGAAAATTAA
- a CDS encoding nucleoside hydrolase codes for MKKKMILDVDTGIDDAIGIILAVKSRQFDILAITTVNGNVSLDTATLNTCKILDLLNEQDISVINGADSPIIRSPFFEHRIHGEDGIGGALKDVPVKKQPDDGFASDFIINSILNFPDEVTLVMTGPLTNLALAVKKCPQITKLVKEVIFMGGVVQGVGNVTPTSEYNTYVDPEAAKIVLQAGFESITQVGLDVTRKVLLDEEHIQLIQNDALADYISESTSDYRKRYFERNGIWACAMHDPLAVAIALQNDLVTREEYYVDVETKSEICDGQMVCDFQNRLNKPPNAHVCLDVNAEAFFDLFIRIINS; via the coding sequence ATGAAGAAAAAAATGATTCTTGATGTGGATACTGGAATAGATGATGCGATCGGGATCATTCTTGCTGTTAAAAGCCGTCAATTCGACATATTGGCGATTACGACAGTGAACGGGAATGTATCACTTGATACGGCCACACTGAATACATGCAAAATATTGGATTTATTGAATGAACAGGACATTTCAGTCATAAATGGGGCAGATAGCCCAATTATCAGGAGCCCCTTTTTTGAACACCGGATCCATGGCGAAGACGGGATTGGCGGTGCCTTGAAGGATGTGCCGGTCAAAAAGCAGCCTGATGATGGATTTGCTTCTGATTTCATCATCAATTCCATTTTGAATTTTCCTGATGAAGTGACGCTTGTCATGACGGGACCTCTTACGAATTTGGCATTGGCGGTGAAAAAATGTCCGCAAATCACCAAGCTTGTTAAAGAAGTCATTTTCATGGGCGGTGTTGTACAAGGGGTTGGCAATGTCACGCCAACTTCTGAATATAACACGTATGTCGATCCTGAAGCTGCCAAAATCGTCTTACAGGCGGGATTCGAATCGATCACGCAAGTTGGTCTTGATGTCACGAGAAAGGTTCTATTGGATGAAGAGCATATCCAATTGATCCAAAACGATGCACTTGCTGACTATATAAGCGAAAGTACATCCGATTATCGGAAAAGGTATTTTGAACGTAACGGTATATGGGCTTGTGCGATGCATGATCCATTAGCTGTAGCCATTGCTTTGCAAAATGATCTTGTCACTAGAGAAGAATATTATGTGGATGTAGAAACAAAAAGTGAAATTTGTGACGGACAGATGGTTTGCGACTTTCAAAATAGGCTGAATAAGCCGCCAAATGCGCATGTTTGTCTTGACGTGAATGCGGAAGCGTTTTTCGACCTGTTTATTCGCATAATCAATTCATAA